A single Streptomyces sannanensis DNA region contains:
- a CDS encoding SCO6880 family protein has translation MTTQSPTIAPRRTYLIGRARPNAIVGKNRETGEIALIIVGAFLGMMSGLLVPVLSLRIVLLTGFPMLALAVVYVPYKQRTFYKWFEINRSYKRSLRQGTTYRSGAMEAGTRLDGREVEVGPPPGIGRISWLAAPFGPDEIAVLLHADRRTVTAAIEIEGPGVGLRDSEDQEALVDRFGTLLKHVANGDGFVTRLQMLARTLPADPDAHAKDVALRGDPNAPGWLQDSYDQLQSMVSTSSEQHRAYLVACMHFTRELASEAHAMARAARPHGGRKLDKDAGLAVVMARELTDICARLAEADIRVRQPLGQGRLASLVHSMYDPDHPIDHIQAMTRRNAWPAELDAVEPTYLQAKTRESSTRAPWCHATAWVKEWPMTPVGVNFLAPLLVHTPDVIRTVAVTMDLEPTEVAIERMLTEKTNDEAEASRAAKMNRTVDPRDIAAHGRLDQRGEDLASGAAGVNLVGYITVSSRSPEALARDKRTIRASAGKSFLKLEWCDREHHRAFVNTLPFATGIRH, from the coding sequence TTGACGACGCAGTCCCCGACCATCGCGCCCCGCCGTACGTATCTGATCGGCCGGGCCCGGCCGAACGCGATCGTCGGCAAGAACCGCGAGACCGGCGAGATCGCCCTGATCATCGTCGGTGCGTTCCTCGGCATGATGAGCGGGCTGCTGGTGCCGGTGCTGTCGCTGCGCATCGTGCTGCTGACGGGTTTCCCGATGCTGGCGCTGGCAGTGGTGTACGTGCCGTACAAGCAGCGCACCTTCTACAAGTGGTTCGAGATCAACCGCTCGTACAAGCGCAGCCTGCGCCAGGGCACCACCTACCGCTCCGGCGCGATGGAGGCCGGCACCCGGCTCGACGGGCGTGAGGTGGAGGTCGGCCCGCCACCCGGGATCGGCCGGATCTCGTGGCTGGCCGCGCCCTTCGGCCCGGACGAGATCGCGGTGCTGCTGCACGCGGACCGCAGGACGGTGACGGCGGCCATCGAGATCGAGGGCCCGGGCGTCGGACTGCGCGACAGCGAGGACCAGGAGGCACTGGTCGACCGGTTCGGCACGCTGCTCAAGCATGTCGCCAACGGGGACGGCTTCGTGACGCGGCTGCAGATGCTGGCGCGTACGCTCCCCGCCGACCCGGACGCGCACGCCAAGGACGTGGCGCTGCGCGGCGACCCGAACGCGCCCGGCTGGCTGCAGGATTCGTACGACCAGCTGCAGTCGATGGTGTCGACGTCCAGCGAGCAGCACCGGGCGTACCTCGTCGCCTGTATGCACTTCACCCGCGAACTGGCTTCCGAGGCCCATGCGATGGCGCGTGCCGCCCGTCCGCACGGGGGCCGCAAGCTCGACAAGGACGCGGGGCTCGCAGTCGTCATGGCGCGTGAGCTGACCGACATCTGCGCGCGGCTGGCGGAGGCCGACATCCGGGTGCGGCAGCCGCTCGGGCAGGGGCGGCTGGCGTCGCTCGTGCACTCGATGTACGACCCGGACCACCCGATCGACCACATCCAGGCGATGACCAGGCGGAACGCCTGGCCGGCCGAGCTGGACGCGGTGGAGCCGACGTATCTGCAGGCGAAGACCCGCGAGTCGTCGACGCGCGCGCCCTGGTGCCATGCGACGGCCTGGGTGAAGGAGTGGCCGATGACGCCGGTCGGGGTCAACTTCCTTGCGCCGCTGCTCGTCCACACCCCGGATGTGATCCGTACGGTCGCGGTCACCATGGATCTCGAGCCCACCGAGGTCGCGATCGAGCGGATGCTGACCGAGAAGACGAACGACGAGGCGGAGGCCAGCCGCGCCGCCAAGATGAACCGGACCGTGGACCCGCGCGACATCGCGGCACACGGCAGGCTCGACCAGCGGGGTGAAGATCTCGCGAGCGGAGCGGCCGGAGTGAATCTTGTCGGGTACATCACTGTGTCGTCCCGCTCGCCCGAGGCGCTGGCCCGCGACAAGCGGACGATCCGCGCCTCGGCCGGCAAGTCGTTCCTGAAGCTGGAGTGGTGCGACCGCGAGCACCACCGGGCCTTCGTCAACACATTGCCGTTCGCCACCGGTATCCGTCACTGA
- a CDS encoding ATP-binding protein, with translation MRDPLSAVTDAFTSFLFGKVETTRLPVRTSTGQAQAVYLPTAAPGLGDSGVIIGREVYSGKGYVYDPFQLYGQQLPAPHWLVLGESGNGKSALEKTYVLRQLRFRDRQVVVLDAQGEDGVGEWNLIAQELGITPIRLDPMAALDDGIRLNPLDPSITTTGQLALLRTIIEVAMGHGLDERSGFALKVAHAYVNETINDRQPVLTDIVEQLRHPEAESAEAMNVDIDDVRAWGLDVALVLDRLVDGDLRGMFDGPTTVGIDLDAPLIVFDLSHIDRNSIAMPILMAIVGVWLEHTWIRPDRKKRIFLVEEAWHIINSPFVAQLFQRLLKFGRRLGLSFVAVVHHLSDVVDGAAAKEAAAILKMASTRTIYAQKADEARATGRVLGLPRWAVEIIPTLTPGIAVWDVNGNVQVVKHLVTERERPLVYTDRAMTESSAPDDLRAAELETEQRAALIEKHVNDESSVA, from the coding sequence ATGCGAGATCCGCTGTCCGCCGTCACGGATGCCTTCACCAGTTTCCTGTTCGGGAAGGTGGAAACCACCCGCCTTCCCGTGCGCACGTCGACGGGCCAGGCCCAGGCCGTCTATCTGCCGACGGCCGCGCCCGGGCTCGGCGACTCGGGCGTGATCATCGGGCGTGAGGTATACAGCGGCAAGGGGTACGTCTACGACCCCTTCCAGCTGTACGGCCAGCAGCTCCCGGCCCCGCACTGGCTGGTGCTCGGCGAGTCCGGCAACGGCAAGTCGGCACTGGAGAAGACCTATGTGCTGCGGCAGTTGAGGTTCCGCGACCGGCAGGTCGTGGTGCTCGACGCCCAGGGCGAGGACGGGGTGGGCGAGTGGAACCTCATCGCCCAGGAGCTGGGCATCACGCCGATCCGGCTCGACCCGATGGCGGCGCTGGACGACGGCATCCGGCTGAACCCGCTCGACCCGTCGATCACGACGACCGGGCAGCTGGCGCTGCTCCGGACCATCATCGAGGTCGCGATGGGGCACGGACTGGACGAGCGTTCCGGCTTCGCGCTCAAGGTCGCGCACGCGTACGTCAACGAGACGATCAACGACCGGCAGCCCGTACTGACGGACATCGTGGAGCAGCTTCGCCACCCGGAGGCGGAGTCCGCCGAGGCGATGAACGTCGACATAGACGATGTACGGGCCTGGGGCCTGGACGTCGCCCTGGTGCTGGACCGGCTGGTCGACGGTGACCTGCGGGGCATGTTCGACGGGCCGACGACGGTCGGGATCGATCTGGACGCCCCGCTGATCGTCTTCGACCTTTCGCACATCGACCGGAACTCGATCGCCATGCCGATCCTGATGGCGATCGTGGGCGTCTGGCTGGAGCACACCTGGATCAGGCCCGACAGGAAGAAACGGATCTTCCTGGTGGAGGAGGCCTGGCACATCATCAACTCGCCGTTCGTCGCACAGCTCTTCCAGCGACTGCTGAAGTTCGGACGGCGGCTGGGCCTGAGCTTCGTGGCGGTCGTACACCATCTGAGCGACGTGGTGGACGGGGCAGCGGCGAAGGAGGCCGCGGCCATCCTGAAGATGGCCTCGACCAGGACGATCTACGCCCAGAAGGCCGACGAGGCGAGGGCGACGGGCCGGGTGCTCGGCCTCCCCCGCTGGGCCGTCGAGATCATCCCCACCCTCACCCCGGGCATCGCGGTCTGGGACGTCAACGGCAATGTCCAGGTGGTCAAGCACCTCGTGACGGAACGGGAACGGCCACTGGTCTACACGGACCGTGCCATGACGGAGTCGTCCGCGCCCGACGACCTCCGCGCCGCGGAGCTGGAGACGGAACAGCGGGCGGCGCTCATCGAGAAGCACGTGAACGACGAGTCGTCGGTGGCGTGA
- a CDS encoding type VI secretion protein, whose product MSQVRQRQEERGIPDGLLVGVLALLLGLTLLAWTSTGLGGLLAHGAWPDGVRFTRAPQAVRRLLSAPDDLAAAWPATPAEQLSGWGLFWGLLIGQLMVLGVLAVAGLRGQARRGVRRPAGTPSGGAAASPVAGRPPGGEHWGPGNTGGDIGHRDRRPPDHAFAEAQPATASPRGGEPVGGSGWEAAARGLAEHGTDGSRRGEPARTDTEPPREAHAAEDSGEAASPRGGVLYGGPETRRPTALRAVRDAEGPALVVTSDPSLWAETKDARAKLGPVLVYDPGHLCDTPARLHWSPSHGCESADIAAARAVALLAPVRPQARMDTAMADTAETLLRCWLHAAAVDGRPFKQVHRWAQGGTAHEAVRVLRTHPKAASGAAGLLESALTAHAERRDIAQELVTRALTSLSSIHIREACTPNRADSLTLESFVDEGGTLYVVGEAIEDPRSHPGAMPLLTALASSVVEHGRRMAARSSDGRLDPPLTLVLDDIAAVAPLPLLPGLLTTGQEQGLPTLALLRSREQGRARWTRPLVL is encoded by the coding sequence ATGTCCCAGGTACGTCAGCGTCAGGAGGAGCGGGGCATCCCGGACGGCCTGCTGGTCGGCGTGCTCGCGCTGCTTCTCGGCCTGACGCTGCTGGCCTGGACGTCCACCGGCCTGGGGGGCCTGCTGGCCCATGGCGCCTGGCCGGACGGGGTGCGTTTCACCCGCGCCCCGCAGGCGGTACGCCGGCTGCTGTCCGCGCCGGACGACCTGGCGGCGGCCTGGCCCGCCACCCCGGCGGAGCAGCTCTCCGGATGGGGGCTGTTCTGGGGGCTGCTCATCGGGCAGTTGATGGTGCTGGGGGTACTGGCGGTCGCGGGGCTGAGAGGCCAGGCGAGGCGCGGAGTACGACGGCCGGCGGGCACCCCGTCCGGCGGCGCGGCGGCGAGCCCCGTGGCCGGCCGCCCACCGGGCGGGGAGCACTGGGGCCCCGGGAACACGGGCGGCGACATCGGCCACCGCGACAGAAGACCCCCGGACCACGCCTTCGCCGAGGCACAACCCGCCACTGCAAGCCCGCGGGGCGGGGAGCCGGTGGGCGGCAGCGGCTGGGAGGCCGCCGCACGCGGCCTCGCGGAGCACGGGACCGACGGGTCGCGCCGCGGTGAACCCGCGCGTACGGACACCGAGCCGCCTCGGGAAGCACACGCCGCCGAGGACAGCGGCGAAGCCGCGAGCCCGCGGGGCGGCGTCCTCTACGGCGGCCCCGAGACGCGGCGGCCCACCGCCCTGCGGGCCGTGCGGGACGCCGAGGGCCCTGCGCTCGTCGTCACGTCGGACCCCTCCCTCTGGGCGGAGACCAAGGACGCCCGAGCCAAGCTCGGGCCGGTACTCGTCTACGACCCGGGGCACCTCTGCGACACCCCGGCCCGCCTCCACTGGTCGCCGAGCCACGGCTGCGAGTCGGCCGACATCGCCGCGGCCCGGGCCGTCGCGCTCCTCGCCCCCGTACGGCCGCAGGCCCGCATGGACACGGCGATGGCCGACACCGCGGAGACGCTGCTGCGCTGCTGGCTGCACGCGGCGGCGGTGGACGGGCGGCCGTTCAAGCAGGTGCACCGCTGGGCCCAGGGCGGCACCGCGCACGAGGCGGTACGTGTCCTCCGTACCCATCCCAAGGCGGCGAGCGGCGCCGCCGGGCTCCTCGAGTCGGCTCTCACGGCGCACGCGGAACGACGGGACATCGCCCAGGAGTTGGTGACCAGAGCACTCACCTCCCTCTCCTCGATCCACATTCGAGAAGCTTGTACTCCAAACCGAGCAGATTCGCTCACCTTGGAATCATTTGTGGACGAGGGGGGAACCCTTTACGTGGTGGGTGAAGCAATCGAGGACCCCCGCTCCCACCCGGGTGCGATGCCCCTGCTCACCGCACTCGCATCAAGCGTGGTCGAGCACGGCCGCCGCATGGCCGCACGGTCATCCGACGGTCGGCTCGACCCACCACTGACCCTCGTCCTGGACGACATCGCGGCCGTCGCCCCACTCCCCCTCCTGCCCGGCCTTCTGACGACCGGCCAGGAGCAGGGCCTGCCCACCCTCGCCCTGCTGCGCTCCCGCGAACAGGGCAGGGCCCGCTGGACCCGGCCGCTAGTGCTGTAG
- a CDS encoding TetR/AcrR family transcriptional regulator C-terminal domain-containing protein, translating into MAAKSKPIPSVWTRQQREPDQPALSRAAIVREAIAMLDAEGIEALSMRKLGARLNAGATSLYRHVATKDELMELAVDEVAAEIAVPPADSPDWRAAVTEAARSFRTTALRHPWLASVLGQAGLAYLGPNLMSYAERLAALFTAAGFPEPSRAIDTVMTYAIGMSTTEAAWLTTIARSGETEADFIARLMPAARRAAAGHEHLADSYADVAAAIDPAQAREAKFAYGLEVVLDGLALRLQH; encoded by the coding sequence ATGGCCGCCAAGTCGAAACCGATCCCGTCCGTGTGGACCCGGCAGCAGCGCGAGCCCGACCAGCCCGCGCTCAGCCGGGCCGCGATCGTCCGCGAGGCGATCGCCATGCTCGACGCCGAAGGCATCGAGGCGCTCAGCATGCGCAAGCTCGGCGCCCGCCTGAACGCCGGCGCGACCTCCCTCTACCGGCACGTCGCGACCAAGGATGAGCTGATGGAGCTCGCGGTGGACGAGGTGGCGGCCGAGATCGCAGTCCCTCCCGCCGACAGCCCCGACTGGCGCGCCGCCGTCACCGAGGCCGCCCGCTCCTTCCGCACGACGGCGCTGCGCCACCCGTGGCTGGCCTCGGTCCTCGGCCAGGCGGGCCTCGCCTACCTGGGCCCCAACCTCATGTCCTACGCCGAGAGGCTGGCCGCCCTGTTCACGGCCGCCGGCTTCCCCGAACCGAGCCGCGCGATCGACACCGTCATGACCTACGCCATCGGAATGAGCACCACGGAGGCGGCCTGGCTCACCACGATCGCCCGCTCCGGCGAGACCGAGGCCGACTTCATCGCCCGCCTTATGCCGGCCGCCCGACGGGCCGCGGCCGGCCACGAGCACCTCGCCGACTCCTACGCCGACGTCGCCGCGGCCATCGACCCCGCCCAGGCCCGCGAAGCCAAGTTCGCCTACGGCCTGGAAGTCGTCCTCGACGGCCTGGCGCTGCGGCTACAGCACTAG
- a CDS encoding MFS transporter: METRNPRRWWILVVLCLSTLVLVVDNMALTVAVPAMTEDIGASAQDTQWILDSYILVFAGLLLTSGSLGDRFGRRKVMIIGLLLFGVASLAATFCTTPGEVIAARVAMGVGGALIMPSTLSILITVFDEEERPKAMATWGSVSMLGLVGSPVLGGVLIDHFSWHSIFFINVPVVALAVLAGLTLMPESKAPWQKPDPLGAVLSAAGMTALVWWIIELPQHGAFGGRSTITLAVAVVALAGFVIWQNITSAPMVPMVLFKHRNFSGGSLSLALVQIGNGGLMLVLTQYLQFVLGYSPIKAGLAFVPLAIAALIGNGAGAKLAAKIGNRCLILAGMVVMASSFALLTTVSADSGFTVPAVALGLLGLGAGLAMPAAVGALMGTIPADKAGVGSALNDTIQQAGTALGIAILGSLLSSGFAGEMPADAPEQAKQSIAGALAVAQGDTGLVQAAREAFTTSMSTTFTISAIGVLAAALLATLIMRDTKPEPAAAPAEKAELAA; this comes from the coding sequence ATGGAAACCCGCAATCCACGTCGCTGGTGGATCCTCGTCGTGCTGTGCCTCAGCACGCTGGTCCTCGTGGTCGACAACATGGCGCTGACCGTCGCGGTGCCCGCGATGACCGAGGACATCGGCGCGAGCGCCCAGGACACCCAGTGGATCCTCGACTCCTACATCCTGGTCTTCGCCGGGCTCCTGCTCACCTCCGGCAGCCTGGGTGACCGGTTCGGCCGCCGAAAGGTCATGATCATCGGTCTGCTGCTCTTCGGGGTGGCGTCACTGGCCGCGACCTTCTGCACCACCCCCGGCGAGGTAATCGCCGCACGCGTCGCGATGGGCGTCGGCGGAGCGCTGATCATGCCCTCTACGCTGTCGATCCTCATCACCGTCTTCGACGAGGAGGAGCGCCCCAAGGCGATGGCGACGTGGGGCTCGGTGTCGATGCTCGGCCTGGTCGGCAGTCCGGTACTCGGCGGCGTGCTGATCGACCATTTCTCCTGGCACTCGATCTTCTTCATCAACGTCCCGGTCGTCGCACTGGCCGTCCTCGCGGGCCTCACCCTCATGCCCGAGTCGAAGGCACCGTGGCAGAAGCCCGACCCGCTCGGCGCGGTGCTGTCCGCGGCCGGCATGACCGCCCTGGTCTGGTGGATCATCGAGCTCCCGCAGCACGGCGCCTTCGGCGGCCGGTCGACGATCACCCTGGCCGTCGCGGTCGTCGCCCTCGCCGGGTTCGTGATCTGGCAGAACATCACCTCCGCGCCGATGGTGCCGATGGTGCTCTTCAAGCACCGCAACTTCAGCGGCGGCTCGCTCTCGCTGGCCCTCGTGCAGATCGGCAACGGCGGCCTGATGCTGGTGCTCACCCAGTACCTGCAGTTCGTGCTCGGCTACTCGCCGATCAAGGCGGGCCTGGCGTTCGTGCCCCTGGCCATCGCCGCGCTCATCGGCAACGGCGCGGGCGCCAAGCTCGCCGCGAAGATCGGCAACCGCTGCCTGATCCTGGCCGGCATGGTCGTGATGGCCTCCTCCTTCGCGCTGCTGACCACCGTCTCCGCCGACTCGGGCTTCACCGTCCCGGCGGTCGCCCTCGGCCTGCTCGGCCTCGGCGCCGGCCTCGCGATGCCGGCCGCGGTCGGCGCGCTGATGGGCACCATCCCGGCGGACAAGGCGGGCGTCGGCTCGGCCCTGAACGACACCATCCAGCAGGCCGGCACCGCGCTCGGCATCGCGATCCTCGGCTCGCTCCTGTCGAGCGGCTTCGCCGGCGAGATGCCCGCCGACGCGCCCGAGCAGGCGAAGCAGTCGATCGCCGGGGCGCTGGCCGTCGCCCAGGGCGACACCGGCCTGGTCCAGGCCGCCCGGGAGGCCTTCACCACCTCGATGTCGACCACCTTCACCATCAGCGCGATCGGCGTCCTCGCCGCCGCACTCCTGGCCACCCTGATCATGCGCGACACCAAGCCCGAGCCCGCCGCGGCCCCGGCGGAGAAGGCCGAACTCGCCGCCTGA
- a CDS encoding GNAT family N-acetyltransferase yields the protein MDHVIRPVRPDEWRKVKELRLAALADPVAHLAFLDTYEKASVRPDSFWQERTLGGSMEGAGADRQFVAEGPDGEWAGTVVVLVEKAGADDVFGGRIAADQGHLVAVFVRPEHRGTGLTRRLFRAALDWAWSLEEPRLTRVRLFVHEDNARARAFYRKFGFMESGEAAPMPGDPSAKELEMVIVRPATDG from the coding sequence ATGGATCACGTGATACGGCCCGTCCGCCCCGACGAGTGGCGGAAGGTCAAGGAGCTGCGGCTGGCCGCGCTGGCCGATCCGGTGGCGCACCTTGCCTTCCTGGACACCTACGAGAAGGCATCCGTCCGGCCCGATTCCTTCTGGCAGGAGCGGACCCTCGGCGGGTCCATGGAGGGCGCGGGGGCCGACCGGCAGTTCGTGGCCGAGGGGCCGGACGGGGAGTGGGCCGGCACGGTGGTGGTGCTGGTCGAGAAGGCGGGCGCCGATGACGTCTTCGGCGGGCGGATCGCGGCGGACCAGGGGCATCTGGTTGCTGTCTTCGTACGTCCCGAGCACCGCGGCACCGGGCTGACCCGACGGCTGTTCCGGGCCGCCCTGGACTGGGCCTGGTCGCTGGAGGAGCCGCGGCTGACGCGGGTGCGGCTGTTCGTCCACGAGGACAACGCGCGTGCCCGGGCCTTCTACCGCAAGTTCGGTTTCATGGAGAGCGGGGAGGCCGCGCCGATGCCGGGCGACCCGTCCGCGAAGGAGCTCGAGATGGTGATCGTGCGGCCCGCCACGGACGGCTGA
- a CDS encoding MarR family transcriptional regulator, whose protein sequence is MPETPEPTGPQEPSLDEQIAAYQREFRDLDPQVEVVMSALSRLHRRMNVAYGRQLATLGISNAEWEVLKSLVLSGAPYRMGPGELAKRLGLTPAAMTHRIDRMAGEGLVTRDRDESNRVRVIVELTDEGRTKWLEAMRMAVDFEGSLLQDLSSDERGALGDSLIRLLRRVEEAQPDAGGRLTDLD, encoded by the coding sequence ATGCCAGAGACCCCCGAGCCCACCGGGCCGCAGGAGCCGAGCCTCGACGAGCAGATCGCCGCCTATCAGCGCGAGTTCCGCGACCTCGACCCCCAGGTCGAGGTCGTCATGTCGGCCCTGAGCCGGCTCCACCGGCGCATGAACGTGGCGTACGGCCGTCAGCTCGCCACGCTCGGCATCAGCAACGCCGAATGGGAGGTGCTGAAGTCGCTGGTCCTCTCCGGCGCCCCGTACCGGATGGGCCCCGGCGAACTCGCCAAGCGGCTCGGTCTCACCCCGGCCGCCATGACCCACCGCATCGACCGGATGGCGGGCGAGGGCCTGGTCACGCGCGACCGCGACGAGAGCAACCGGGTGCGCGTGATCGTCGAGCTGACGGACGAGGGTCGTACGAAGTGGCTCGAGGCGATGCGTATGGCCGTGGACTTCGAGGGCAGCCTGCTCCAGGACCTGTCGAGTGACGAGCGGGGTGCGCTGGGCGACAGCCTGATTCGCTTGCTGCGCCGCGTGGAAGAGGCCCAGCCGGACGCCGGCGGCCGCCTCACCGACCTGGACTGA
- a CDS encoding MFS transporter yields MGAAMRRIQAGNALSAFGLGFTVPYLYVYVAQVRDLGAGTAGAVLAVFALAALVALPFTGRAIDRRGPLPVLVGAALLAAVGALGMGFSATIPTVVLSAAAIGAGTAVMQPALATMIVWCSTVATRTRAFAMQFFLQNVGLGIGGLLGGQIVDVSRPDSFTQLFVAEAAMFLVLAAVATTVRLPHALRVQDARPKGEKGGWQVLLRHRAMVQLCVLGFVLFFACYGQFESGLPAYGVEAAGISPSTLGLALAANTAVIVVAQFVVLKMVERRRRSRAIALVGLIWTVAWIAAGYAGLGHGSQAMATAAFISTYALFGLGEAMLAPTVAPLVADLAPESMVGQYNSAFALVKQLALALGPAVGGPMGASLHAPYILTFIVFSLGISVLALRLGGKLTPVQDQPALARTRVVAQHLPEPVPASH; encoded by the coding sequence ATGGGCGCGGCGATGCGCCGGATCCAGGCAGGCAACGCGCTGAGCGCGTTCGGGCTCGGGTTCACCGTCCCGTATCTCTATGTGTATGTGGCTCAGGTGCGGGACCTGGGCGCGGGCACGGCCGGAGCCGTGCTCGCCGTCTTCGCCTTGGCCGCACTCGTCGCCCTCCCCTTCACCGGGCGGGCCATCGACCGGCGCGGGCCGCTGCCGGTTCTCGTGGGGGCCGCTCTGCTGGCGGCCGTGGGCGCCCTCGGCATGGGGTTCTCCGCGACGATCCCGACGGTCGTCCTGTCCGCGGCGGCGATCGGGGCGGGCACCGCGGTCATGCAGCCCGCGCTCGCCACGATGATCGTGTGGTGCTCCACCGTCGCGACCCGTACCCGTGCCTTCGCCATGCAGTTCTTCCTGCAGAATGTCGGTCTCGGTATCGGCGGGCTGCTGGGCGGCCAGATCGTGGACGTGAGCCGGCCGGACAGCTTCACGCAGCTGTTCGTCGCCGAGGCGGCGATGTTCCTGGTGCTGGCGGCCGTCGCGACGACCGTACGGCTGCCGCATGCTCTGCGGGTCCAGGACGCCCGCCCCAAGGGTGAGAAGGGCGGCTGGCAGGTCCTGCTGCGGCACCGGGCGATGGTGCAGCTGTGCGTGCTGGGCTTTGTACTGTTCTTCGCCTGCTACGGACAGTTCGAGTCCGGACTGCCGGCGTACGGCGTGGAGGCGGCCGGGATCTCACCGTCGACCCTGGGCCTCGCACTGGCCGCCAACACGGCGGTGATCGTGGTCGCGCAGTTCGTCGTGCTGAAGATGGTGGAGCGGCGCCGGCGGAGCCGTGCGATCGCGCTGGTCGGGCTGATCTGGACGGTCGCCTGGATCGCCGCCGGGTACGCGGGGCTGGGACACGGCAGCCAGGCGATGGCGACGGCGGCGTTCATCTCGACGTACGCGCTGTTCGGGCTCGGCGAGGCGATGCTGGCGCCGACCGTCGCCCCGCTGGTGGCCGATCTGGCGCCGGAGTCGATGGTGGGGCAGTACAACTCCGCCTTCGCGCTGGTCAAGCAGCTCGCGCTGGCCCTGGGCCCGGCCGTGGGCGGACCGATGGGCGCTTCACTGCACGCTCCGTACATCCTGACGTTCATCGTCTTCTCGCTGGGCATCAGCGTGCTGGCGCTGCGGCTGGGCGGCAAGCTCACACCGGTGCAGGACCAGCCGGCGCTCGCGAGGACGCGAGTGGTGGCACAGCATCTTCCGGAGCCGGTGCCGGCCTCCCACTGA
- a CDS encoding ATP-binding SpoIIE family protein phosphatase: MNFTRWSARLPGTQRRAAARTGRGSVPAARGGYEQQSQPGPHAREHPDAPALEDLSVREILGSLPALVALVYGPEHRVAYVNDAYTAVFGPRPVGAPAADALPELTGLGLLPLMDQVLRSGRPRTVKSRRVPGGGSYTVTCMPVTLPTGGSLGEGEGGGVLVFAADVTGHAEAAERLRASERRHRETAVTLQRSLLPQELEQPDDLRIAATYQPGGTDAAVGGDWYDVITLGAGRTALVIGDVMGRGVRAAAVMGQLRTAVRAYARLDLPPHEVLQLLDGLAAEIDPSQIATCVYAVHDPNEGRLVYASAGHLPMLVRLEDGTVHRAAEPTGPPLGTGGWLHASSSIPLPPGATAVLYTDGLVERRGEDIDEGVAALEAALAGAAGTPQVFCDRLLRSLGVTAGHDDDVAVLVVQHPSRTGQDAELFHNAALDLLGGVEAAPRARAFASGVLASWRFPVELCDLGVLAASELVANSLQHGTPPMRLRLRRTDRRLIIEVTDGDDHLPRRRRADPADETGRGISIVATIASSWGSRRTPGGGKAVWCEFALPR, from the coding sequence GTGAACTTCACGCGCTGGAGCGCCCGACTCCCCGGTACGCAGCGCCGCGCCGCGGCGCGGACCGGTCGCGGTTCCGTGCCCGCGGCCCGCGGTGGGTACGAGCAACAGTCCCAGCCCGGACCCCATGCCCGCGAGCACCCCGACGCCCCCGCGCTGGAGGACCTCTCCGTGCGGGAGATCCTCGGCAGCCTCCCCGCCCTGGTCGCCCTGGTGTACGGCCCGGAGCACCGCGTCGCGTACGTCAACGACGCGTACACCGCGGTCTTCGGCCCCCGCCCGGTCGGAGCGCCGGCCGCGGATGCCCTGCCCGAGCTGACCGGACTCGGTCTGCTCCCGCTCATGGACCAGGTGCTGCGCAGCGGCAGGCCACGGACCGTCAAGTCCCGCCGGGTGCCCGGCGGTGGCTCGTACACCGTCACCTGCATGCCCGTCACGCTGCCCACCGGCGGTTCCCTCGGGGAGGGAGAAGGCGGCGGCGTCCTCGTCTTCGCCGCCGATGTCACCGGCCACGCCGAGGCCGCCGAACGCCTGCGCGCCAGCGAACGCCGGCACCGCGAGACCGCCGTCACCCTCCAGCGCTCCCTGCTCCCCCAGGAGCTGGAGCAGCCCGACGACCTGCGGATCGCCGCCACCTACCAGCCGGGCGGCACGGACGCCGCGGTCGGCGGCGACTGGTACGACGTCATCACCCTCGGCGCCGGCCGCACCGCCCTCGTCATCGGCGACGTCATGGGCCGCGGAGTACGCGCCGCGGCCGTCATGGGCCAGCTCCGCACCGCCGTGCGCGCCTACGCCCGCCTGGACCTGCCGCCGCACGAAGTGCTGCAGCTCCTCGACGGCCTGGCCGCCGAGATCGACCCCAGTCAGATCGCCACCTGCGTCTACGCGGTCCACGACCCCAACGAGGGCCGCCTGGTGTACGCGTCGGCCGGCCACCTCCCCATGCTCGTACGCCTCGAGGACGGTACGGTCCACCGTGCCGCCGAACCGACCGGACCCCCGCTCGGCACCGGCGGCTGGCTGCACGCCTCGAGCTCCATTCCGCTGCCCCCCGGCGCCACCGCCGTCCTCTACACCGACGGACTGGTCGAGCGTCGTGGCGAGGACATCGACGAGGGCGTCGCCGCCCTGGAAGCGGCGCTCGCCGGAGCCGCCGGGACGCCGCAGGTGTTCTGCGACCGCCTGCTCCGCTCCCTGGGCGTGACCGCGGGACACGACGACGACGTCGCCGTCCTCGTCGTCCAGCACCCTTCCCGTACGGGCCAGGACGCCGAGCTCTTCCACAACGCCGCCCTCGACCTGCTCGGCGGTGTCGAGGCCGCCCCGCGCGCCCGCGCCTTCGCCTCCGGAGTGCTGGCGAGCTGGCGCTTCCCGGTCGAACTGTGCGACCTGGGCGTGCTGGCGGCCAGCGAACTCGTCGCCAACTCCCTCCAGCACGGCACGCCGCCGATGCGGCTGCGGCTGCGCCGCACCGACCGGCGGCTGATCATCGAGGTGACCGACGGCGACGACCATCTGCCGCGCCGCCGCCGCGCCGACCCGGCCGACGAGACGGGCCGCGGGATCTCGATCGTCGCGACGATCGCCTCGTCGTGGGGTTCACGGCGCACGCCGGGCGGCGGCAAGGCGGTCTGGTGCGAGTTCGCGCTGCCCCGGTAG